GCCGTGAAGGCGATTTCGGCCAATCCGGTGGATTACAAGGTGCGCAAGCGCGCAACGCCTCCGGCGGGCGAAACCAAGATCTTGGGCTATGATGCCGCCGGGATCGTTGACGCCATAGGATCCGACGTCAAGCTGTTCAAGCCTGGTGACGAAGTGTTCTACGCCGGATCGATCCAGCGCCAGGGCACCAATTCGGAATTTCACCTGGTCGACGAGCGCATCGTCGGCAACAAGCCGAAGACGCTGTCGTTCGCGCAAGCCGCCGCCCTCCCCCTGACCTCGATCACGGCGTGGGAATTGCTGTTCGACCGCCTCGGCGCCGTGCCCGGCAAGAGCCTCGATCCGCGCACGCTCTTGATCACCGGCGGCGCCGGCGGTGTCGGCTCGATCCTGATCCAGCTCGCCCGCCGTCTCACCGGCCTGACCGTCGTGGCCACCGCGACCCGGCCCGAATCGCAACAATGGTGCCTCGACCTCGGCGCCCATGCCGTGATCGATCACGCCAGGCCGATGAAGGAGCAGATCGAAAAACTCAAAGTGCCGCCGGTCGGCCTCGTCGCCAGCCTCACCTTCACCGAGCAGCACTACAAGGCGATCGCAGATTTCATGGCGCCGCAGGGCAGGTTCGGCCTGATCG
The sequence above is drawn from the Bradyrhizobium sediminis genome and encodes:
- a CDS encoding zinc-binding alcohol dehydrogenase family protein, whose product is MKAVGYQKSLPVEDPSSLIDFETAKPEPKGRDIRVAVKAISANPVDYKVRKRATPPAGETKILGYDAAGIVDAIGSDVKLFKPGDEVFYAGSIQRQGTNSEFHLVDERIVGNKPKTLSFAQAAALPLTSITAWELLFDRLGAVPGKSLDPRTLLITGGAGGVGSILIQLARRLTGLTVVATATRPESQQWCLDLGAHAVIDHARPMKEQIEKLKVPPVGLVASLTFTEQHYKAIADFMAPQGRFGLIDDPPEFTVSAFKGKAISIHWESMFTRSSFQTPDMIAQHNLLNDVADLIDKGVLRTTLDQTFGTINAANLKRAHALLESGKSRGKIVLEGW